One region of Paenibacillus polymyxa M1 genomic DNA includes:
- a CDS encoding stage II sporulation protein M — MGLKAFFYDLRTTRRLILIAALFFCASIVVGWLSTGVIQAMLAQQMEGLGGVAQRLQNSEHPQWSFFVFIFFNNAIKCVLVIYTGALFGIVPFIFLIVNGMVLGFVVHLQTDMGRSMYEIVVKGLLPHGVIELPVLIIACAFGLKFGVNIISTLGTSIGLKRKGTGPSWEVFLKQTLTVSIWSVIFLFIAAAIESGITYRLLSH, encoded by the coding sequence ATGGGACTAAAAGCATTTTTTTATGATTTACGCACGACAAGACGGCTAATTTTGATCGCTGCACTTTTTTTCTGCGCAAGTATTGTAGTGGGATGGTTAAGTACAGGTGTTATTCAGGCTATGTTGGCACAACAAATGGAGGGACTGGGGGGAGTGGCGCAACGATTGCAGAACTCTGAGCATCCACAATGGAGTTTTTTTGTATTTATCTTTTTCAATAATGCAATTAAATGCGTGCTGGTTATATATACCGGGGCTCTTTTTGGAATCGTACCGTTTATATTTTTGATTGTGAACGGAATGGTTTTAGGTTTCGTAGTACACCTGCAGACAGATATGGGAAGAAGTATGTATGAAATTGTCGTAAAAGGATTATTGCCTCATGGTGTGATTGAATTGCCTGTTTTAATTATCGCCTGTGCCTTCGGATTGAAGTTTGGAGTCAATATAATATCTACCCTAGGTACAAGCATAGGACTAAAACGCAAAGGTACTGGCCCATCGTGGGAGGTTTTTTTGAAACAAACGTTGACCGTGTCAATATGGTCTGTCATCTTTCTGTTTATAGCAGCTGCGATTGAGAGCGGCATAACTTATCGTTTATTGTCGCATTAA
- the pdaB gene encoding polysaccharide deacetylase family sporulation protein PdaB, protein MNSFFYVLNGKKIKRFLIVMAAAIFTAGVIYVETDNVTVFSEEAPTAIYSVPTDKKLIALTFDISWGDKRTAPILKVLEDKKVTKSTFFLSAPWSKTHPELVNQIKEGGFEIGSHGHKHENYSSLSDEEIRKQISTAHTTLTELTGQSPKLIRMPNGDFDKRVLQVASTLGYKTIQWDTDSLDWKNPGTQVIIDRVVNKAHPGDIVLLHASDSCKQTHEALPIIIDKLRAQGYEFVTVSELLQQGTVKGKEVRDQALGL, encoded by the coding sequence ATGAATTCTTTTTTCTATGTATTGAACGGCAAAAAAATCAAACGATTCTTGATCGTAATGGCAGCGGCCATCTTTACTGCTGGAGTCATTTATGTAGAAACCGATAATGTTACGGTCTTTTCCGAAGAAGCGCCAACTGCCATTTACAGTGTACCAACGGATAAAAAGCTGATCGCTCTCACCTTCGACATTAGCTGGGGGGATAAGCGTACTGCTCCCATTTTAAAAGTTCTCGAAGATAAAAAAGTGACCAAGTCCACCTTTTTTCTTTCTGCCCCTTGGAGCAAAACACATCCAGAACTCGTGAATCAAATTAAAGAAGGCGGATTTGAGATTGGCAGTCATGGCCATAAACACGAAAATTATAGCAGCTTAAGCGATGAAGAGATTCGTAAACAGATTTCAACGGCTCATACCACATTAACCGAGCTGACTGGACAATCCCCGAAGTTAATCCGCATGCCTAATGGTGACTTTGACAAAAGGGTACTTCAAGTTGCCAGCACTTTAGGCTACAAAACCATTCAATGGGATACTGACTCCCTGGACTGGAAAAACCCTGGTACGCAGGTCATCATCGACCGTGTTGTAAATAAAGCTCATCCCGGTGATATCGTCCTTCTTCATGCCAGTGATTCTTGCAAACAAACTCATGAAGCGTTGCCCATCATTATCGACAAGTTGCGGGCACAAGGCTATGAATTCGTGACTGTATCCGAACTGCTTCAACAGGGTACAGTAAAAGGTAAAGAGGTTCGCGATCAAGCTCTGGGTCTTTAA